In Vicugna pacos chromosome 10, VicPac4, whole genome shotgun sequence, the following proteins share a genomic window:
- the DHCR7 gene encoding 7-dehydrocholesterol reductase: MAAKSQPSAPQTKSPGSVTNGRAATQGQWGRAWEVDWFSLASVIFLLLCAPFIVYYFIMACDQYSCSLTDPVLDVVTGRAQLSDIWAKTPPVTKRAARLYAAWVTFQVLLYTMLPDFCHKVLPGYVGGVQEGAVTPAGVVNKYEINGLQAWLITHLLWFANAHLLSWFSPTVIFDNWIPLLWCANILGYAVSTFAMIKGYFFPTDARDCKFTGNFFYNYMMGIEFNPRVGKWFDFKLFFNGRPGIVAWTLINLSFAAKQRELHGHVTNSMVLVNVLQAIYVLDFFWNETWYLKTIDICHDHFGWYLGWGDCVWLPYLYTLQGLYLVYHPVQLSTPYALGVLLLGLAGYYVFRMANHQKDLFRRTDGRCLIWGRKPKVIECAYTSADGQKHHSKLLVSGFWGVARHFNYTGDLMGSLAYCLACGGGHLLPYFYIIYMTILLTHRCLRDEHRCANKYGRDWERYTAAVPYRLLPGVF; this comes from the exons ATGGCTGCAAAATCCCAGCCCAGCGCTCCCCAAACCAAGAGTCCCGGCAGCGTGACCAATGGCAGGGCTGCAACCCAAGGACAGTGGGGCCGTGCCTG GGAGGTGGACTGGTTCTCCTTGGCGAGTGTCATCTTCCTGCTGCTCTGCGCCCCCTTCATCGTGTACTACTTCATCATGGCCTGTGACCAGTACAGCTGCTCCCTGACTGACCCCGTGCTGGACGTTGTCACTGGGCGGGCTCAGCTCTCCGACATCTGGGCCAAGACGCCACCCGTGACCAAGCGGGCGGCCCGGCTCTATGCAGCATGGGTCACGTTCCAG GTGCTCCTGTACACGATGCTTCCTGACTTCTGCCATAAGGTTCTGCCGGGCTACGTGGGCGGCGTTCAGGAGGGCGCCGTGACCCCCGCAG GCGTCGTCAACAAGTATGAAATCAACGGCCTGCAGGCGTGGCTGATCACACACCTCCTCTGGTTTGCCAATGCCCACCTGCTGTCCTGGTTCTCACCTACCGTCATCTTCGACAACTGGATCCCGCTGCTCTGGTGCGCCAACATCCTCGGCTACGCCGTTTCCACCTTCGCCATGATCAAGGGCTACTTCTTCCCTACCGACGCCCGAGACTG CAAATTCACAGGCAACTTCTTCTACAACTACATGATGGGCATCGAGTTTAACCCCCGAGTCGGGAAGTGGTTTGACTTCAAGCTCTTCTTCAATGGGCGCCCCGGGATTGTCGCCTGGACCCTCATCAACCTGTCCTTCGCCGCCAAGCAGCGGGAGCTCCACGGCCACGTGACCAACTCCATGGTCTTGGTCAACGTCCTGCAG GCCATCTATGTGCTGGACTTCTTCTGGAACGAAACCTGGTACCTGAAAACGATTGACATCTGCCACGACCACTTTGGGTGGTACCTGGGCTGGGGGGACTGCGTCTGGCTGCCGTACCTGTACACGCTGCAG GGTCTGTATCTGGTCTACCACCCTGTGCAGCTGTCCACCCCGTATGCCCTGGGCGTCCTGCTGCTGGGCCTGGCGGGCTACTACGTCTTCCGCATGGCCAACCACCAGAAGGACCTGTTCCGCCGCACGGACGGGCGCTGCCTGATCTGGGGCCGCAAGCCCAAGGTCATCGAGTGTGCGTACACGTCGGCCGACGGGCAGAAGCACCACAGCAAGCTGCTGGTGTCCGGCTTCTGGGGCGTGGCCCGCCACTTCAACTACACGGGCGACCTGATGGGCAGCCTGGCCTACTGCCTGGCCTGCGGCGGCGGCCACCTCCTGCCCTATTTCTACATCATCTACATGACCATCCTGCTGACACACCGCTGCTTGCGCGACGAGCACCGCTGTGCCAACAAGTACGGCCGGGACTGGGAGCGCTACACCGCCGCCGTGCCCTACCGCCTACTGCCCGGAGTCTTCTGA